In Oncorhynchus nerka isolate Pitt River unplaced genomic scaffold, Oner_Uvic_2.0 unplaced_scaffold_1097, whole genome shotgun sequence, one DNA window encodes the following:
- the LOC115122721 gene encoding beta-1,3-galactosyl-O-glycosyl-glycoprotein beta-1,6-N-acetylglucosaminyltransferase 3-like encodes MASVRLSRSQRFFKNFSLILLSGSVSLLLWAALRRPPGSDRSPLPALDLLPLDYAADLPACSAIIQGDLDGLERKQLSLLLKTIKKQQLLSEAFYHNVTQDCQRYVTEREFISVPLSQEEKEFPIAYSMVIHDKIEMFERLLRALYTPQNVYCVHIDQKSSEAFRTAVRAIVSCLTNVFVASKLESVVYASWSRVQADLNCMEDLLKSPVQWRYLINTCGTDFPIKTNAEMVQALKLQNGRNSMESETTDDYKNSRWQFHHKITSNMVIKTNVRKSPPPISTPMFSGNAYFLVSRAFVRHVMESQEVRALLEWEKDTYSPDEHLWATLQRMPSVPGSNPPHIKYHESDMNAIARIVKWRSLEGDVRNGAPYPPCSGVYRRSICVYGAGDLRWLLQHHHLIANKFDPEVDDVAIRCLESYLRFKATYRVSLKDSGI; translated from the coding sequence ATGGCTTCTGTTCGGTTGTCCAGGTCTCAGAGATTCTTCAAGAACTTCTCTCTGATCCTCCTGAGTGGATCCGTCTCTCTGCTCCTGTGGGCCGCTCTCAGACGCCCGCCGGGCTCTGACAGGAGTCCTCTCCCCGCTCTGGACCTCCTGCCCCTGGACTACGCTGCCGACCTGCCGGCCTGCTCAGCCATCATCCAGGGAGACCTGGACGGTCTGGAGAGGAAGCAGCTCAGCCTCCTGCTGAAGACCATTAAGAAACAGCAGCTGCTGTCAGAGGCCTTCTACCACAACGTGACTCAGGACTGTCAGAGGTACGTCACAGAAAGAGAGTTCATCAGCGTTCCTCTCAGTCAGGAGGAGAAGGAGTTCCCCATCGCCTACTCCATGGTCATCCACGACAAGATTGAGATGTTTGAGCGGCTCCTGCGTGCCCTGTACACTCCTCAGAACGTGTACTGCGTCCACATCGACCAGAAGTCATCGGAGGCCTTCAGGACGGCAGTGAGGGCCATCGTGTCCTGTCTGACTAATGTGTTTGTGGCCAGTAAGTTAGAGAGTGTGGTATACGCCTCCTGGTCCAGAGTGCAGGCTGATCTGAACTGTATGGAGGATCTCCTGAAGTCACCTGTCCAGTGGAGGTACCTGATCAACACCTGTGGAACAGACTTCCCCATTAAGACCAACGCTGAGATGGTTCAGGCCCTCAAGCTGCAGAACGGTAGGAACAGCATGGAGTCAGAGACCACCGATGACTATAAAAACAGCAGATGGCAGTTTCACCACAAAATCACCAGCAACATGGTGATCAAGACGAACGTTAGGAAGAGCCCTCCTCCAATCAGCACCCCCATGTTTTCTGGCAACGCCTACTTCCTGGTGTCCAGGGCCTTTGTCCGTCACGTGATGGAGTCTCAGGAGGTCCGGGCGCTGTTGGAGTGGGAGAAGGACACCTATAGTCCTGATGAACACCTGTGGGCCACCCTGCAGCGCATGCCCTCTGTGCCAGGATCTAACCCTCCGCACATCAAGTACCATGAATCAGACATGAACGCCATTGCACGCATTGTGAAGTGGCGTTCCCTGGAAGGAGATGTGAGGAACGGAGCCCCATATCCACCCTGCTCGGGTGTCTACAGAAGGTCCATTTGTGTCTACGGGGCTGGAGATCTCAGGTGGCTCCTACAACATCACCACCTCATCGCTAACAAGTTTGACCCTGAGGTGGATGATGTGGCTATCAGGTGTCTGGAGTCGTACCTGCGCTTCAAAGCTACATACCGTGTTTCACTGAAGGACAGTGGAATCTGA